GGCAACGGTCCTTCTGCTTCAGCGGCGGACGTGGGCAGCtcgcccctttcccttctcttcgccCCTGCTACGGTCATCTACAGATACTCCTGCCCATGACCGGCAACGCATACACGCGCTACCCCTGTTCACGCGCGCACGTCATGCATGGTGAGTGgcgggaagaagaaggcggggtgggtgggtgggggacgAGCAACACTGAGCGATGCATTTCAACGCTGTTTCCTTTAcctcggctgctgctactttactgctgctggcttCATTCATtcatgtgtgggtgtgtcatTGACTTCAGTCAGGGGTGGAGAAATCgaagtggagaagaagaagtggAGAGCGCTGCTTAAtcttttgccttctctcaTCTCCCACTCCCGCGAGTTCATCTGTTGGCcggcctctctttcctttgcgtttctcttgctgctgGGGGCTCGTACCCAGACGCGAGCGCGCCACTTGAGGAGCAACACGTCGAGATCCctcgaagaggagggagtgagagaaacgaagagggaccgagagaaacgaagaggGACCGAGAGTCgcgggaggaagagggtgggaggaagagagaggggggggggagcagcagccggagaATGGCACACACGAACTATATATGTACGCGTCTGTAtatgcctgtgcgtgtgcatgtgtgtgtgcgtgggtgctgtACATCGTAGAGATAAAACGTGAAacggaggaaaagagggtgggggggaggaagtTATACACATACGCGCAAACTCGAAAGGATCAACAACCTGGAGCATCACAGCGGGACGAACGCCAACAACAACGTCATagtcgccatcgtcgtcgcgTGCGTTTCACTCTGTGCAAGCGGGAGCGTGAATGgatcaaaaaaaaaaacgaaaccGATAAGGGTATTGAGCACAATAACATCAAGCATGAAGCGCACGGACGAGGGAAAAGTAAAAGCCCAtcactcctctctttccactccTGCGTGTGTTATGGGAGGCAGGTGTAGGGGCGGGGGAGCAAAGTAGGAAAGACGAGAGAGCAAAGGGTTCTCAAACACGCGGATGAGAGGGGGTTATACGATCACGGCGGCGGGAGCagtagaggagaggagaggagggggagggggggcgaaCATGGTGACACAGTGTATACAAGTATAAGACGGGAAGGATGGACGAGCAGGGGAGCGGGAAAGTGCGCTGGTGAAAAGTTCCCATTCGCAGATGTGAGGGAGATAGTGTGAGAGACAAAGCGAGCGggcccctctctcacctcttccccccctcccctaccctCCACCTGCCACGCTCGTCAGTACTTGCCGTCCTCACCCATCCATCCAGTCACCCACCTAAACCTGCACCCACAACAAACACGAGCAGCCGTGCTGAGAAGGACAACGACGCCATTAGGCAACCCCGTCATGAgatcgcacacacgcccatgcGCGGCGGGCAGCGGAACAGGGGGTTACGaccagcaagagagagagacacacacaaacagccTGTGAATCTCCAATAGCCGAGTAGTGCCGTGGCGCCGAGAATACGCCCAGGGATACATCAAACGAAACAACACCAACGTGAGAAACAGAGGGCGGCGAagatggggggagggcagagggAGCGGCGAGCTGAGCACCAGGCAAGCGACATTGACCGTGGGAGGATAGAAGAGCCGCCGCTGGTAGACGACGCACTCAACTTGAAGCGCGACAGCCTGACACAAACGCGAACTGAGTGACTCGTGAAGACGGGAAGAACTGAAAAGGGGCTCGGCATACGGGCGCCACATAGCGCAAAGACTCTAAATAGAGAACGAGCCGGCAGCTCCACCAGTCGTTTACAGCATCGACACGCCGTGAAAAGCACCGGGGATACCCTACGAAGCGAGACCTGCGCAACACATCGCTACAACACGGCACTACACACGCCACCTACGGGCTTTCCACAGAGCAACCTTGCCAGAGCCTCGCTAAAATATTAACCAGTGCCCCAACGCCTTATCAGCCGACACTCCTAGCAATACATNNNNNNNNNNNNNNNNNNNNNNNNNNNNNNNNNNNNNNNNNNNNNNNNNNNNNNNNNNNNNNNNNNNNNNNNNNNNNNNNNNNNNNNNNNNNNNNNNNNNggggggaggggaggaggaataGGCGAGTGCGTCTGTATGTACAGTgatgaggtggtggtggtggtgcagcaggggACTATGTACAGGGCTGCTGTGTGGGGTGCCGTGTTATTTGGGAGTGTGGTGGGAGGgcaggaaaaggaaagagggcgtACTGCCGGGGcgtgggagtgggggggggggcgatgtTTCATGGAGTGCGGTatggcgggagagagggcggcggaCGAGATGACGCCCAATGCcggagaggggtggtgggaggagagaaaaacgaggggcggaggtgaagcagaagaagaagtggcggtgacggcgggtgcacaaagaggagggggcagctGGCTCAGACCAGGAATGGACGAGGAGGCAACTGAGGAGggggcgcagcggcgcgatgTGGGAGGCGTTCTCGACCAGCCAAGTGTGGGCAAAAGCGGCACAGGCTGGcgagcacacgcgcgtgcctCATCcctgcgcctccctctcttcctccgttTTCCGCTGCTGTTTGTTCCTTCAAAtgtgcccccaccccctaactggcgggggggggggtggcccACGCAAGCGAGAAGGGGGCAGGTGACCGGGGTGGTCACACTCTCCGgccctccagctgctgcatcccGCATGGCGTGGTGCGGGCGTGCagctttgctgttgctcgcTATTTCGCCTTCGAGAGGAGTTCCGATCCAACATATGCGAGAGAAAAGGTGACCAGCACAGAGTGCGCCTGTGCATGTGCGGCTGTAATGCCACACAGCCCTGACGGACAGAGCACAGGGAAGGACGCCGCGAGTGGAGCAAGAAGCGGAGATGTCCGCtaccaccatcgccatctCCAGCGGAGACGACCAATGCAGACGGATGCCCAGGCTACTCGAGAAGGTGAACATTAGTGTATacggggagaagaagagctgtCCTACATGCGCCGGTCATGGCATACTTTACATGAGTTCCACAGGACCAACAAGAGACGCCGTCAAAATAAGAAAAATAGggcaaacgcacacacacacagagatgaTGAGATGCGGGGATGAGCAGGCGCACGtacgcagctgcgtgcgtgtaggAGAGTGCAGCAAGACACCCGCGCATCAGAAGAAAATCGAGCGATAGTCTACATCAACCGCAGCCCACCGGTATCGGTGGGCTCAAAGACACAAAACAGAGGAACAGTAATACAGACTGTGGGGGAGGCGTGGGGGCGGGGACTGTAGCGCAGCGAACTGCGCAGGGCGACGTATCCACGCGGAGAGCAACGAGAGGCGTGGCTGCGGGGTAGCCAGCTCCGCGACCGCTAACAACGGGGCTACAGGCCACCATCTCCNNNNNNNNNNNNNNNNNNNNNNNNNNNNNNNNNNNNNNNNNNNNNNNNNNNNNNNNNNNNNNNNNNNNNNNNNNNNNNNNNNNNNNNNNNNNNNNNNNNNNNNNNNNNNNNNNNNNNNNNNNNNNNNNNNAGCGCCGCCGACCTACTCGGTGATCTGGTGCACCGTCTTGCCGCGGTACTGCtggctctgcagcaccttcgcgcgcttcagctcctcgcgcTCTGCAGCGATCTTCACTTCCTCCTGCTTCGCAAGGTGCGCGCGGTACTCCACGATCTTGCTGCGACGGCTCAGGTTGccgtcctccacctcctccgcggGGTGCACGAACTCGATGCCTGCCTGGTGCAGCGCGTCCTCCGTCGGCGCGAACATCTCCAGCGACTGCGCCATCTTGTCCTTCAGcatctccagctcctcctccacctgcgcacgcagctTGTACAGCTCCTTCTTCGTGTCCGAGTGCTTCTTCGCGTTCGGGTCGAACGTCTCGATCGCAAACTCCAGCTGGATGTGCGTCGTCCGGATCTGGCGGTCGATCTCCTCcagccgcttctccttcttgtaCACAAGCTGCCCGAGCGTCTTGTACAGCCGCCGGAACGCCTCCAGGTACTCCTGGTGTacctgcagccgcagctccgcgAGCTCTTCGCCCATCTTGTCGTGCCGTGACTTGATCGCACTGCAGCTCTCCGCtaccagctcctccaccatgccggtgcaccgcagcgcaaGGTCGCAGTTGTACACGgacagctccagcagcttcttGTGCTGCCCGCACACGTCCAGGAACTGCTGGTACTCCAcacggcgccgctcctcGCGGTCGTTCTCCTCGATCCgccgcttcacctcctcgAAGCGCTCCGTccccagccgctgcagcgcgcgctccagctcctggATCTTGCGCCACGCCTCGCTCTGCCGCTCCACGTTCTCCGCCATCAGCtgctcgctcttctctttctgcgtAGCGTAACgcttcagcgcctccgcgtcctCAAGGTCTGCCTTCTGGATTGCATCGTGCAGGCTGTGCAGATCGTCCTCGCACCGCCCCTTCAGCCGCCGCTTCGCGTCCTTCAGCGTCGCAGTCTCCTGGAACGCGCGCTTCTGTGTGCCCGCGATCTGCTCGAAGCCCCTGTTCTCGTCCTCCGTCTGCCCAATGATCCGGAACTTGTCCGCCACGAGCTCCACAAggtcctccagcagctgcgccttgaTGTAGTACTGCTCCTCCGCGATCGCCATCTCGCCGTCCGCGATCGCAACGTTTCGGATCTCGCACGCCTTCTCGATCGcggcgagctgcgccgcaaTCTGCTCCTCGTTGCCCTGCAGCGCGTTCTGCACAACAGTCACGTTCATGCAGTCCTCCAGACTCTTCACCACAGGCACCGGCACCTTCGCCAGGTCCGACGCGTCCAGCTGcgactgccgcagctcctcctccgccttctccagcttcacagcgccgctgtcgatCGTTCCCGTCAGCGACACCGTCCGCGTCTTGTTTgggtgctgcttcagctcgtTCAGCGTCTTCTTCAGCGCGACAATCTCCATGAACTGCGGCTTGTCCTCCGGCTTGTACAGCTCGCGCACGGACATCTCCAacccgcacacgcgcatcaGCTTCTGCACGTCGTACGCCTCCGTCAGCGCCCATTTCGTCCCGCTCTCCACCGCAGCAAGCAGCTCCGCGGCCTTCTCATGCGCAGCTCCGAGCTTCTGCTTCTGCGTCTCGCTCCAGTCGGACACGTGCAGGTCCTGGATGAACTCCTCGTTCGACAGGCACGCCGTCTTCAGCTTCAGGTTGTGGATCTTCTGCTTGCGCGCGGCCTCCAGCGTGATGTCGCTCACCTCCGGCACATCCGCCACCGCGTACTTCATgtccgcagcgctgctcatTGCCGACGCTGTGAGGGGTGCGGGTGCTGTGGTGTCCGTGTGTGGCAGGTTGcgcgggggggaggggaggaggaataGGCGAGTGCGTCTGTATGTACAGTGATGGGGTGGAGTAGTGGATAGGAAGGAATGTGAGGCGTTGATGAATGAGGAGGTGTGCGCAAAGTTCTGAGGGAGACGTGTGTGCAGGAGTGAAGCTTACAGTTGAGGCATGCGTAAGGAGTGATAGTGAGTGGAAAGAGGCGGATGAGTATGGCGTTTGCGGTGATGTCGGCGCAGTGGACGTGGTGTGCGGAGCAGAATGGAAAGAGGGAGTAACCAAGGTcggcgaggcggtggagtAGTGGAATGGTGAGAGGGTGGGTAGGACGACAGACAACAACGTGCAGCGAGTGACTGTTGAGCAAGTGGAGAGACTGATGGGGATGGCCGAGTGACGATGTATGGGCTTTTACTTCTTCCTGTCCTACTGGCCTATGCGGCACTTCGCTCCATATTCTGGAGGTGATGCAGTAATGCATCGGCCTCTGCGGGTGCGAGTGTTTTccagagagagtgtgtgtgtgtgggcgagATGGGGCAGTACACTCGTCGCATAGGCGTTAGCCGATTTTCATTCGTTCCCGGTGCAGAGACTTCTCAGCAGAAATGAAGAGGGACGATGGAGACGAGGgtgtgatggtggtggtgggggaagTCAGTTGGGAGTTCCGGAGCGAGACGGTTCCCGAGGACGGGAAACGGGGTATCCACCGCAGCATCGTGGAGGCGCggatgcccccctcccttatCGCGGAGTTCCGAGAAGCTCCTCTGGACGTTTggccttcttttcttccccttcttccgGAAGGAAACTCCCGGACGGGTTTGTGCGTTAGAGGCGCGCACCCgacgccctcctcttcctcctcctcttcatgctcgcgcgcggctgcagctgcccgcGAGACACGGTATTCGCCTTGGTAGCCACTGACCGTATCTGCTACACAGTGGCCGGGGGACTGAAGCTTCGTAGTGAATGAAATGCGCAGGGCCGCTCTCGTTGACAGGCACCTGTCTTGGTGCTGCGCGCTGTCGGATCGTGGCCACGGCGGTCGTGTTGTCGACCCAGATGGCCACGTGCCTGGCGAGACGCGGTGCGGGCCTCTGTAAGCGTTGTGAAGCTGCACGCATCTCAGCTATCGCTGTCACAAGAGAGGCCAATTCTTGCGACTATCACCACCTGCGGTAGCTTCGTCCGATGgcagagaaaacaaagcgcCCAGTGCCTGTCAGTGTGGTATTCCCTTTGTCCAAGCCACCATTACCGACTCGCGGCGGTCCCATCACCGAACCGCCGGTACGGGAAGAGGGCTGCTCCTCTCCGCTTACCCCAGCAGCCGAAGCACCTCGAGCTGGAGAGCTAGCGCTCGTAccctctcctgcagcgctgacACCATTCCTTCTGCATTGGTGTTTTAGGCTTTGAATCCCTCGCTTCGTTGCTGCGAGCGCATCTTCCTGGTCTCCGGTGGCCGCTTGTGACGCTCGCACGTGATTTGGATGTCAGACCGTGGCTCTCCAGCTCTGTTGCGTGAAGCTCCTCTTTCCGGATCAGCACGAGTCGGTGGAGAGCGCCCCCGTTCCATGCACACCGTTCCTCATAGTTGCTACACAGGTGGTTGCACAGCGCTCTCCACGCCTGCAAATCAGTCTTCGTAGCTACCAGCTCGGGGGCCAAACAAGCCTCCTTGACTGAAgtacccctctctccgcgtcGTCAgtcttgccctcctcctccctacCTCCGCAGGCGGTCGTGTAAAGAGCGTAGCTCGCTCACCTCATACTTGAGGCGGCCTTGCTCGGGCTTGCAAAATCTAATCATGCGGTTCGTATTGGCCAGTCGATTGCTCCGTCATCGCTCAGCGTGgagatgcagcggcgcgccgtgCTCGCACTTCCATGACAACATTTTGATAACTCGCTGCCCCCCTGCCCATCCAGTGCAGGCTCAGTCTGGCCTgccgtccccctcctccccttcgaCACCGTCCACGTATTAGAACGCAAAGGCCTCGCTGCTATAGGGAAAATAGCAGGCGCTGGTTAACCTCCTCATGGTCAGTGCGCTGGGGAGTCCAGCTGTGCGTGGTCAACGCTGGACCAGTGATTGGTCGTCCGCTGCATGCGTGCGGAGTGGAAATGCATCTCGCACGAAGCTCCCGGCAGTGCCTCCTCTGTCACCTACCCTTGATGGCCCATCGGCACACTCCGCTCGAACTCCGACGAGCGGCTGCTGAACTCGCCCggttctctcccctctccctgtctgATCACCATGAAGAGCTGATCTGCTCATCTACATGGCAGCGTGATACTGTGGGGCACAGCGCTCGTCTCAGAGTCGTGCGTGTGATGGTCACCGTGTGGAAGCCCTCGCCACATTTGGCGTGCTGCAGTGTGAAGCACGGAGCCGCTTCTCAGCCCGCCGCTCATCGAACGTGTGCTGGGCCAGTGGCAGGTGGTAAGGGGGCAAGCGTAGTCAACATGGGGCTAGTGGGCAAGTTATAGTGGTATGATGGGCGGAGAGTGGGTGTACATTGTAGAAAGCGCAGGGAGAAGAACAGCGAGGACACAAACAGAGAGCGGAGCCTCTGCAACAGTGCAACGGAGCagtcctcttcctcggcaTGTGTAATGCACCTGTGCGGTGGTGCCTGCGTGTCTTTCCCTTGTCTATCTTCTTTCCCCATCTGGCAGTCGTCAGTTACCTTCAGAAACATTTTAGTGCTCAGGTTGAGAACAACAGACAACTGCAGAGGGCAGATAACAAGAGCACTTTGAGATGCTCAGTCATGCACTTGCCGGTAGCAGCACTCTCATCCAGCTCCTTCTGCGTTCTCCTtccccgtcctcctctctgcgcgctgcaccgccaagTGCAAGAAAGCgagcggagaaggagggaaggaaggtGTTTGTGCTCAGCCACGTCCACTTAGCCTTAAGAATTGCTGGCGTATTCAGCGACGGTGCCTTCTCAGGCGACATGTGACTGCAGAGCGATGGTGGTGTTCCGTCTCAGTGTGCAGCCCCTGCAGCACAGAAAGCGACAGGCGCGGTCCTGGTTGGATATGTTCTAGCCACGCGCGCAGTATGGCGTAGCCCTCCACGTCGTCGCGACTCAGAGACCCAACAAGCCACATCAAGAGGCTGGAGGAGGGGCACAGGAGCGTGTCGTGTAGCCACATTTGCGCCAGCACGGGCTGCCGCAGTAGCGGTGCGAACAGCTTCCACGCAGGCCACTCGCGTACGCGCTCCGGGGGAACGACGCGCGCAGCCACGAGATCCtcgagaagggaggaaaggtgCGTGGGTACCGgaaacagcagcggagcTTCAGCGACGAGTGTGCACGGCTCCGTTGTGTAGACGGCAGTGCACAAGGCACACTGAAGAGCGAGAAAGgcgggaagagagcggaCACGTGTCGCGCttgcagaggagagaagcatgGGCCACTCATCGTGCAAGTGCTCACCGTGGCGGGTAGATGCATTGGAGTTGTCGGTCGGTATGGTGCTGGACGGAGTGATGGCTGAGGATGATTTCAAGTGAGCTGCGTACACGACGCCGTTGTTATccttgccgctgccctcgccATAGGCCAGTGGACGgcaaagcagcagtgccttCACAGTTGCATCCACGTACGATGGGCTCTGCTGTGGTGACACTTGCCTCAGCAGTGGGCCAGCCGCGACGTAGGCGTGGTGCAATGCCAGGGCTGCGTAGGTGCTGTCTGCCTCCAGCCCGCCCCTCTCcgtatcgctgctgccctgaGAACGACGCAACGCGGCCTCCGCCAGGCCGAGTAGCGTGGCTGCGCATACTGCCCAGAGTGACGtggcctgctgcgccgttgACCGAGCGAGGATACTGGACGTCCAGAGGTGATGAAGCAGTACAGCAAGGCTGAGCTTTGCCCGGCGCCGCACTGCTGGTACTGCCGGGgccccttccttttcctttacCCCTATCCCTACACGGaacgcgccgccgccctgcGAGGTGCCCAGAAGGAGCGCCTTCACGTCCTCCATGCAAGGGCTCGCTCGCGACGCAGccagcgatgacgacgaggaaACATCGTCCTCGGCGCCACGGCGACAGCGGAAGCTCGAGGCATCGGAGAGGATGGCCTCCTGCACAGCTGGCCGCTGGGTCTCCGCCTCGATACGGAGTACATGTAGCAGTCGACTGTACtcggcgggggtggggtgtgAGCGAGAGGCGTCATCACCGCTGGCAGcggtcgcagcagcggtggggaaAGACGGGGCCCAGTTGGACTTGGGGAACGATAATGCGGCCCCAGTTGCCGAGAGGGTCAGCACATAGGCGGTCTgcatcgccgcagcggcgccgctcagGCCATCCGTGCGTGACGTTGCGTAACGGCTGTGCTTGAAGCAGGCCTGGTACTgtagcgccagcagcactggcacCGTGGAGAAGCGCGTGACATCCTGAAGGAGCAACTTAAGGTAGGCAGTATGCTGCGCCGTGCtggaggggtgtgtgtgggtctctAGCACTTCTAGCAGCGCTGGGGTGGGAGCGATACGCTGATGCACGGCGCCCCGACCGTCGTTGACGCCGCGGCCCGGGCGagcttcgccgccaccgacacCTATGATGACTAAAAGGGCTGCCTCGCCCCTTTCGGCACCACGACGACCGCCACTGTGGCCTTTGTGCTCATGAAGCTGCTGCGATCGCGCGGTGGTAGCGAGAGAAGTCGAGGTCGAGGTCACcacggaggagagagactgaGCCAGTCTCGCCCTGGACAGCATCTCGGCGACGTCCTCCCACACTGGTGCTGGAAGTCCTCTGCGGTATGTAAAGTCCAGTAAAGCGCCGCGCTGGCAGTCCTGCACGACGCCGTTCACcaacgcagcgccagccTCGCCCATTCGCAGCCCGATGCGCGCCATCTCCACCACAACGCGATCGTTGATGACGAAGGCAAGACCGACAGGGCGCACTGACCGGCGTGCGTGCACTCCAGGTCGCGCCTCGGCGCCTTCGGGGTCGTCGGCGTTGAGGTCACCCACCAAGCGCAGAACTGGGACGCGCTTCTTCACAAGCACGTGTCGTTGGGTTCTGCGACTCCACACTCGAGAGTGCACCGTTCGAAAGCCTTGGTGAAGTGATGGCCGCGGCTGTTTGTCGGCGTGGCGCAACATCCGGCTGGCGTGCATGATCGAGGCAGCTAGCTTCAGTGCCTTGTACGAATAGCCGCCTTCAAGCAGCTGACGCAACAAGGATGCCGTGGCATCCGGGGAGACAGTGGCTGATCCGAACGGCAAGAGCCGatcgagcagcgccaccccaTGCAGCTCTTCcaggcgctgttgctgctcagcaAGTTCATTCTCAGTAGACTGAGATGAAAAGGCGTAGTACTTGCGTACTCGCGACGCACCGATGCGGCTTAGAGAGTTGGAAGGGCTGCCTTGCGTATCGTGGCTGCGCTCGTAGgcagagcggcgctgctcgtACTCGCGCATGAGGGCATCGCGTGCCTCGAGCTGCTCGCGACTGTGTTCCTGAAGAGCGGTCAAGAGGCCCATGGAAACGGCGATGCTGGACTGCAGGTGTTGCTGTCGGTATGCAGACGCCTCCTTCTGCAttgtgcaccaccacgagACGGCTTGTCGCTCCGAAaccgcaggaggtgctgccgtcCCGCGCGTTGG
This genomic interval from Leishmania panamensis strain MHOM/PA/94/PSC-1 chromosome 16 sequence contains the following:
- a CDS encoding hypothetical protein (TriTrypDB/GeneDB-style sysID: LpmP.16.1410) gives rise to the protein MMEEASTKQQIRFVRDVGALDSHASEAPLHLSCWWESLAEVAGCSSPTTVVSDAPTPDTPAGVKGREVGLRLEVVPNGDSTDDTRPWRMLSVPTELARCALASHSEGEASSSFSGVDPNAVDTSPFTAEERGYWSSYFTLTAPSRGANERYAATGVCRDGHGALHDGVPDQPRVRLTPCVTAWVFKAAAAQLRAKSCHEAATNGLVDEAANSAAPATMASAYFDQATLYVLKWRRAQLQRCLMKEGRDVAPPAGTERSVTVEALTTPSQASAGRHHELQHKAESPLRWSPVLFLKDALLCTYLLAAQPAQAALEQEMIVDEDGVGASAEPSRGINPSRCTTLLDVFLGAVYTSDATVTLKGSASAPSRTDGALFNAGGSHPAARLSSSPSTQSTLMAAKSPTAASMQSFRAAWDEVHAVVVQLHKGLLQCFGERAITASALLCLYTQPAMLHIISSLSIGFAQRHEADLRSTAGWKPWTDVQLFLKEHAAVYNADTYARHHMPAVRLGLQNSLLNALLVLTTHHVDTAFQLQESSDVRRVLLSSPAVDFAVPTRGTAAPPAVSERQAVSWWCTMQKEASAYRQQHLQSSIAVSMGLLTALQEHSREQLEARDALMREYEQRRSAYERSHDTQGSPSNSLSRIGASRVRKYYAFSSQSTENELAEQQQRLEELHGVALLDRLLPFGSATVSPDATASLLRQLLEGGYSYKALKLAASIMHASRMLRHADKQPRPSLHQGFRTVHSRVWSRRTQRHVLVKKRVPVLRLVGDLNADDPEGAEARPGVHARRSVRPVGLAFVINDRVVVEMARIGLRMGEAGAALVNGVVQDCQRGALLDFTYRRGLPAPVWEDVAEMLSRARLAQSLSSVVTSTSTSLATTARSQQLHEHKGHSGGRRGAERGEAALLVIIGVGGGEARPGRGVNDGRGAVHQRIAPTPALLEVLETHTHPSSTAQHTAYLKLLLQDVTRFSTVPVLLALQYQACFKHSRYATSRTDGLSGAAAAMQTAYVLTLSATGAALSFPKSNWAPSFPTAAATAASGDDASRSHPTPAEYSRLLHVLRIEAETQRPAVQEAILSDASSFRCRRGAEDDVSSSSSLAASRASPCMEDVKALLLGTSQGGGAFRVGIGVKEKEGAPAVPAVRRRAKLSLAVLLHHLWTSSILARSTAQQATSLWAVCAATLLGLAEAALRRSQGSSDTERGGLEADSTYAALALHHAYVAAGPLLRQVSPQQSPSYVDATVKALLLCRPLAYGEGSGKDNNGVVYAAHLKSSSAITPSSTIPTDNSNASTRHGEHLHDEWPMLLSSASATRVRSLPAFLALQCALCTAVYTTEPCTLVAEAPLLFPVPTHLSSLLEDLVAARVVPPERVREWPAWKLFAPLLRQPVLAQMWLHDTLLCPSSSLLMWLVGSLSRDDVEGYAILRAWLEHIQPGPRLSLSVLQGLHTETEHHHRSAVTCRLRRHRR
- a CDS encoding paraflagellar rod protein 2C (TriTrypDB/GeneDB-style sysID: LpmP.16.1400), with translation MSSAADMKYAVADVPEVSDITLEAARKQKIHNLKLKTACLSNEEFIQDLHVSDWSETQKQKLGAAHEKAAELLAAVESGTKWALTEAYDVQKLMRVCGLEMSVRELYKPEDKPQFMEIVALKKTLNELKQHPNKTRTVSLTGTIDSGAVKLEKAEEELRQSQLDASDLAKVPVPVVKSLEDCMNVTVVQNALQGNEEQIAAQLAAIEKACEIRNVAIADGEMAIAEEQYYIKAQLLEDLVELVADKFRIIGQTEDENRGFEQIAGTQKRAFQETATLKDAKRRLKGRCEDDLHSLHDAIQKADLEDAEALKRYATQKEKSEQLMAENVERQSEAWRKIQELERALQRLGTERFEEVKRRIEENDREERRRVEYQQFLDVCGQHKKLLELSVYNCDLALRCTGMVEELVAESCSAIKSRHDKMGEELAELRLQVHQEYLEAFRRLYKTLGQLVYKKEKRLEEIDRQIRTTHIQLEFAIETFDPNAKKHSDTKKELYKLRAQVEEELEMLKDKMAQSLEMFAPTEDALHQAGIEFVHPAEEVEDGNLSRRSKIVEYRAHLAKQEEVKIAAEREELKRAKVLQSQQYRGKTVHQITE